One genomic segment of Gottschalkia acidurici 9a includes these proteins:
- a CDS encoding LURP-one-related/scramblase family protein, protein MKYIVRQKIFSLGDIFNITDEFGKPIFQVEGKIFSIGNKLNIYDMNEKHLIYIEQKIFKFLPEYNIYIRDIQVARVKKQLTFFKSKFDIESNYGNFEIDGDIFDYNFSIYRNGRPIASVDKKYISFSDTYSVNIAEGEKDEFILALVIVIDQVLHDNNN, encoded by the coding sequence GTGAAATATATCGTAAGACAAAAAATATTTTCTCTTGGAGATATATTTAATATAACAGACGAATTTGGAAAACCAATCTTTCAAGTAGAAGGGAAAATATTTTCAATAGGAAATAAGCTAAATATATATGATATGAATGAAAAGCATCTAATATATATAGAACAAAAGATATTTAAATTTTTACCTGAATACAATATTTATATAAGAGATATACAAGTAGCGAGAGTAAAAAAACAACTTACATTTTTTAAATCAAAATTTGACATAGAAAGTAATTATGGAAATTTTGAAATAGATGGAGATATTTTTGATTATAATTTTAGCATATATAGAAATGGAAGACCGATAGCTAGTGTAGATAAAAAGTATATATCATTTTCTGACACGTATTCAGTAAACATAGCTGAAGGAGAAAAGGATGAGTTTATATTAGCTCTAGTTATAGTTATAGATCAAGTACTACATGATAATAATAATTAA
- a CDS encoding pyridoxal phosphate-dependent aminotransferase → MISKKMVGYVEASSLIRAMFEEGKKLASIHGAENVYDFSLGNPNLAPPEEVKQAIIDILNNESSTYVHGYMNNSGYEDVRSIIAESLNKRFGMDFSEKNLIMTVGAAGGLNVALKTILNPSDEVIVFAPYFGEYRSYVSNYDGNLVVISPNTVNFQPNLKEFREKITAKTKAVIINSPNNPTGVIYSEETIQELSDILREKQKEFGTSIYLIADEPYRELAYDGITVPYIPKYFENTIVGYSYSKSLSLPGERIGYLVIPNTVDDFENVLSAANVANRILGFVNAPSLLQRAVAKCIDAEVNVAAYNKNREVLYKGLTEVGFECIKPEGAFYMFVKSPIEKDIDFANMAKKYNILVVPGSAFACPGYVRIAYCVSYETIINALPKFKELMDEIKGIK, encoded by the coding sequence ATGATATCTAAGAAAATGGTTGGATATGTTGAAGCTAGTTCGCTCATAAGAGCTATGTTTGAAGAAGGAAAGAAACTGGCCTCAATCCATGGTGCAGAAAATGTATATGATTTCAGTCTTGGAAATCCCAATTTAGCACCACCAGAAGAGGTAAAACAGGCAATAATAGATATACTAAATAATGAATCATCGACTTATGTTCATGGATATATGAATAATTCTGGATACGAGGATGTAAGAAGCATTATTGCAGAGTCTTTAAACAAGAGATTCGGAATGGATTTTAGTGAAAAAAACCTGATAATGACTGTTGGTGCTGCTGGTGGACTTAATGTAGCTCTTAAGACCATTCTTAATCCTAGTGATGAGGTTATTGTATTTGCTCCTTATTTTGGTGAGTACAGAAGCTATGTATCAAACTATGATGGCAATCTTGTAGTCATTTCACCAAATACAGTTAATTTCCAACCAAACCTTAAAGAATTTAGAGAGAAGATAACGGCAAAGACGAAGGCGGTAATCATAAACTCTCCTAATAATCCTACAGGAGTTATTTACTCTGAAGAGACAATTCAGGAACTTTCAGATATCCTGAGAGAAAAGCAGAAAGAATTTGGAACAAGTATCTATCTTATTGCAGATGAACCTTATCGTGAACTTGCGTATGATGGTATAACTGTTCCATATATTCCGAAATATTTTGAAAACACTATTGTAGGCTACTCATATAGTAAATCCCTTTCTTTACCTGGTGAAAGAATAGGGTATTTAGTTATTCCAAACACTGTAGATGATTTTGAAAATGTACTGTCAGCTGCAAATGTTGCAAATCGTATTTTAGGATTTGTCAATGCTCCATCATTGCTTCAGAGAGCAGTAGCTAAATGTATAGATGCAGAGGTAAATGTAGCAGCTTATAACAAAAATAGAGAAGTTCTTTACAAAGGATTGACAGAGGTTGGATTTGAATGTATAAAACCAGAAGGCGCATTCTACATGTTTGTAAAATCACCTATTGAAAAAGATATTGATTTTGCTAACATGGCGAAAAAATACAATATTTTAGTTGTTCCAGGATCTGCTTTTGCATGTCCAGGCTATGTAAGAATTGCCTACTGCGTATCCTATGAAACTATTATTAATGCTTTGCCAAAATTCAAGGAGTTAATGGATGAAATTAAGGGTATTAAATAA